A stretch of the Nitrospirota bacterium genome encodes the following:
- a CDS encoding 1-deoxy-D-xylulose-5-phosphate synthase: protein MILDKISSPSDLRTLSNEELKTVADELRTLIIETVAVNGGHLASNLGIIELTIALHHAFNSPLDRIVWDVGHQSYAHKILTGRKEQFSTLRTEKGISGFPKISESPHDAFGTGHSSTSISAALGLLEARDRNSEHFKVIAVIGDGALSGGLAFEGLNNAGHGKKDLIVILNDNEMSISPNVGALSAYMNRILTDERYRKFKKETKSFLEGIPKLGGSVAKIAQKAEETLKGMILPGILFEEMGFDYIGPIDGHNTELLIETLNRIKSSTSPTLVHVITKKGKGYEFSEKDPCVFHGIGPFEVETGSPLSTGSVTYSAAFGAALTELAEADSRVIAISAAMKEGTGLDCFAERFPDRFYDVGIAEQHAVTFAAGLAAGGLRPVVAVYSTFLQRAYDQIIHDVCLQDLPVVFAIDRAGLVGEDGPTHHGIFDISFLRHIPNLTCLAPRNTEELRLMLAWAMNHAGPVAIRYPRGRAPQSGIPASPIFRGCAELLREGNDMMIMAIGNPSIAALKAAARLEEAGIQAAVVNARFIKPLDRDILLSMASRIPRIITVEENALQGGFGSAVMECLNEAKMSHIAIKRIGIPDSFIEQGSMSSLRAACGIDEEGIYQAALAFIKEPLCSR from the coding sequence ATGATTCTCGATAAAATATCTTCACCCTCAGACCTCAGGACGCTCAGCAATGAAGAGCTCAAGACCGTTGCCGATGAGCTCAGGACCCTGATCATTGAGACCGTAGCGGTAAATGGCGGCCACCTAGCATCAAACCTCGGCATTATTGAGCTGACCATTGCTCTTCACCATGCCTTCAATTCCCCTTTGGACAGGATAGTCTGGGATGTCGGCCATCAATCCTACGCCCACAAAATTCTTACCGGCCGCAAGGAACAGTTCTCGACACTCAGAACAGAGAAGGGCATTTCGGGTTTTCCAAAAATATCCGAAAGCCCCCATGACGCATTCGGCACCGGCCACAGCTCAACATCCATATCCGCTGCGCTTGGGCTGCTTGAGGCGCGCGACAGAAACAGTGAGCATTTCAAGGTCATAGCAGTAATCGGCGACGGAGCACTCTCTGGAGGCCTCGCCTTTGAAGGTCTGAACAATGCCGGCCACGGCAAAAAGGACCTCATCGTCATTCTTAATGACAATGAGATGTCGATATCTCCGAATGTCGGGGCCCTTTCCGCATATATGAACAGGATCCTTACCGACGAGCGGTACCGCAAGTTCAAGAAAGAGACGAAATCCTTCCTTGAAGGCATACCGAAACTCGGCGGCTCTGTTGCAAAGATAGCGCAAAAGGCTGAAGAAACCCTCAAAGGCATGATCCTTCCCGGCATCCTCTTCGAAGAGATGGGGTTTGACTACATTGGTCCAATTGACGGCCACAACACCGAGCTTCTGATCGAAACGCTGAACAGGATAAAATCCTCGACATCACCTACCCTTGTGCACGTGATCACCAAAAAAGGCAAGGGATACGAATTCTCTGAAAAGGACCCCTGTGTCTTTCATGGCATCGGCCCCTTCGAAGTGGAGACCGGCTCACCGCTCAGCACAGGCTCCGTGACCTATAGCGCTGCATTCGGTGCAGCTCTTACAGAACTTGCAGAAGCAGACAGCAGGGTGATCGCCATCTCTGCTGCCATGAAAGAGGGAACAGGGCTCGACTGCTTTGCAGAGCGCTTCCCTGACCGCTTTTATGATGTCGGCATTGCAGAGCAGCATGCCGTGACCTTTGCTGCCGGCCTTGCGGCAGGGGGACTCAGGCCTGTTGTTGCGGTCTATTCCACGTTCCTGCAGCGCGCCTACGACCAGATAATCCATGACGTCTGCCTCCAGGACCTTCCCGTTGTCTTTGCCATAGACAGGGCAGGCCTCGTAGGGGAAGACGGGCCCACTCACCATGGTATTTTTGACATATCCTTCCTGCGGCATATTCCAAATCTCACATGCCTTGCGCCGAGGAATACGGAAGAACTGCGTCTAATGCTTGCCTGGGCAATGAACCATGCCGGCCCTGTGGCAATCCGTTATCCGCGCGGCAGGGCTCCACAGTCCGGTATTCCAGCTTCTCCCATTTTTCGAGGCTGCGCAGAACTGCTTCGTGAAGGTAATGACATGATGATCATGGCGATCGGCAATCCTTCTATTGCTGCCCTTAAGGCGGCAGCTCGCCTTGAAGAGGCGGGTATTCAGGCAGCAGTGGTCAATGCGAGGTTTATCAAGCCCCTTGACCGCGATATCCTCCTGTCGATGGCTTCACGCATACCCAGGATCATTACCGTTGAGGAAAACGCCCTCCAGGGAGGATTCGGCAGTGCTGTGATGGAATGCCTTAATGAAGCAAAAATGTCCCACATTGCTATAAAGAGGATCGGCATACCTGATTCGTTTATTGAACAGGGTAGCATGAGCAGTCTGAGAGCCGCCTGCGGTATTGATGAAGAAGGTATCTACCAGGCCGCCCTCGCCTTCATAAAAGAACCTCTTTGCAGCAGATGA
- a CDS encoding polyprenyl synthetase family protein, translated as MDIKAYLKDKQTLVDSFFREFYRIQRNPPVLQEAMLYSLFAGGKRIRPILALAAYETCGGNPRDIVPYASALELIHTYSLIHDDLPAMDNDDLRRGKPTNHKVYGEAIAILAGDALLTEAFSILSDPSLSSMVSVSHLMGALREIALASGLDGMVAGQVQDMLSENKEPDGETLKFIHSHKTGALLRASVRIGPILYGGSQTVLDALTAYGNSIGLAFQVIDDILDIEGDTEEMGKTAGSDEKIHKMTYPRYYGLQRSKDIAQGLIADAKSALSVFSSEADALREIADYLLARKN; from the coding sequence ATGGACATCAAAGCTTACCTAAAAGATAAACAGACACTGGTAGATTCATTCTTCAGGGAATTCTACCGTATACAGCGCAACCCCCCTGTTTTGCAGGAAGCAATGCTCTACTCCCTCTTTGCAGGCGGAAAACGCATACGGCCTATCCTTGCACTCGCCGCATACGAAACCTGCGGCGGCAATCCGCGGGATATAGTTCCTTATGCATCAGCACTCGAACTGATCCATACCTATTCCCTGATCCATGATGATCTTCCTGCCATGGACAATGATGATCTGAGAAGAGGCAAGCCTACGAATCACAAGGTCTATGGCGAGGCGATCGCAATTCTTGCCGGTGACGCTCTCCTTACCGAGGCGTTCAGTATCCTCTCGGACCCTTCCCTGTCATCAATGGTTTCTGTTTCTCATCTGATGGGAGCTTTGCGGGAGATCGCACTTGCCTCCGGCCTTGACGGCATGGTGGCAGGGCAGGTTCAGGATATGCTCTCTGAAAACAAGGAACCTGATGGAGAAACCCTGAAGTTCATTCATTCGCATAAGACCGGCGCTCTGCTTCGCGCATCGGTGCGTATCGGCCCAATCCTCTATGGGGGCAGCCAGACCGTACTTGATGCGTTAACCGCTTATGGAAACAGCATCGGCCTTGCGTTTCAGGTAATTGATGATATACTTGACATAGAGGGCGATACCGAAGAAATGGGCAAAACGGCAGGCTCGGATGAAAAGATCCACAAGATGACCTACCCGCGATATTATGGCCTGCAGCGATCAAAAGATATAGCCCAAGGTCTTATTGCAGACGCAAAGTCAGCACTCTCTGTCTTTTCATCGGAAGCTGATGCGCTCAGAGAAATTGCCGACTATCTCCTTGCAAGGAAAAACTGA
- the guaA gene encoding glutamine-hydrolyzing GMP synthase: protein MHEEKILVLDFGSQYTQLIARRIRDGKVYSEIFPFNTPMEKIRAFNPKGIVLSGGPSSVYDEGAPAPDLEVFKLGIPVLGICYGMQVMAHYLGGKVARSTKREYGHAELVIDSDKDFLWGVSQETKVWMSHGDKIEQLPEGFSVIGHTANSPVAAMADVKRHFYAVQFHPEVVHTDEGTRILQNFVHTICGCKPTWEMASFIEWSVSDIRKKTEGKKIVCALSGGVDSSVVALLLHRAVGDSLTCIFVDNGLLRKGEAEKVKKTFEGHFHIRLIYIDARERFLKKLSGITDPERKRKIIGNEFIALFEEEAKKIADAEFLAQGTLYPDVIESVSFKGPSAVIKSHHNVGGLPEVMKLKLVEPLRELFKDEARLLGEELGLPEEICWRHPFPGPGLAIRCIGDITAEKLHILREADAIVLDEIKAADLYREIWQAFAVILPIKSVGVMGDERTYDNVVAVRAVTSVDGMTADWAKIPYDVMGRISNRIINEVKGVNRVVLDVTSKPPGTIEWE from the coding sequence ATGCATGAAGAAAAGATATTAGTCCTTGATTTCGGCTCGCAGTATACACAGCTTATTGCACGCAGAATCCGCGACGGCAAAGTGTATTCCGAGATCTTTCCGTTCAATACACCTATGGAAAAGATCAGGGCCTTTAACCCCAAGGGTATTGTACTGTCAGGCGGACCTTCGAGCGTGTACGACGAGGGGGCCCCTGCGCCAGATCTGGAAGTGTTCAAACTCGGCATACCGGTGCTCGGCATATGCTACGGCATGCAGGTGATGGCACATTATCTCGGAGGTAAAGTCGCCCGGTCCACAAAGAGGGAGTACGGCCATGCCGAGCTTGTGATCGACAGCGACAAGGACTTCCTCTGGGGCGTCTCACAGGAAACCAAGGTCTGGATGAGCCATGGAGACAAGATAGAACAGCTGCCTGAAGGCTTCTCGGTCATCGGCCACACAGCCAATTCACCGGTTGCTGCAATGGCAGACGTCAAAAGACATTTCTATGCGGTCCAGTTCCATCCGGAGGTGGTCCATACCGATGAAGGCACGCGCATACTCCAGAACTTTGTGCATACGATCTGCGGCTGCAAGCCTACGTGGGAGATGGCATCATTCATCGAATGGTCTGTGTCAGACATACGGAAAAAAACAGAGGGCAAGAAGATCGTCTGCGCATTAAGCGGCGGTGTGGACTCATCGGTTGTTGCGCTCCTGCTGCACCGGGCGGTCGGCGACAGCCTGACCTGCATCTTTGTCGACAACGGTCTTCTCCGCAAGGGAGAGGCTGAAAAGGTGAAAAAGACCTTTGAGGGTCATTTCCATATCAGGCTCATCTATATCGATGCACGGGAGCGGTTCCTCAAAAAGCTGAGCGGCATTACTGATCCGGAGAGGAAGAGAAAGATCATCGGCAACGAGTTCATCGCCCTCTTCGAAGAAGAAGCAAAGAAGATTGCAGATGCAGAATTTCTTGCCCAGGGCACGCTCTATCCGGATGTGATAGAAAGCGTATCCTTCAAGGGGCCCTCTGCCGTGATCAAGAGCCACCATAATGTCGGCGGCCTGCCTGAGGTGATGAAGCTGAAGCTCGTCGAACCCCTCAGGGAACTCTTCAAGGATGAGGCCCGCCTTCTCGGCGAAGAACTCGGCCTGCCTGAGGAGATCTGCTGGCGCCACCCTTTCCCCGGTCCGGGACTGGCCATACGCTGCATCGGCGATATTACCGCAGAGAAGCTTCATATCCTGCGGGAGGCTGATGCGATCGTGCTCGACGAGATCAAGGCTGCAGATCTGTACCGCGAGATATGGCAGGCCTTTGCCGTGATCCTCCCGATCAAGAGCGTCGGGGTCATGGGAGATGAACGCACGTACGACAATGTGGTGGCGGTACGGGCGGTCACCAGCGTGGACGGAATGACCGCAGACTGGGCCAAGATCCCCTATGACGTGATGGGAAGGATCTCGAACCGCATCATCAATGAAGTGAAAGGCGTCAACAGGGTAGTTCTTGACGTAACCTCAAAACCTCCGGGCACGATAGAGTGGGAGTAA
- the guaB gene encoding IMP dehydrogenase, protein MADKIKSGLTFDDVLLLPARSEVLPRDVNIHTHLTRKIRLNVPLLTSAMDTVTEASMAIAIAREGGIGIVHRAMAPDRQAFEIDKVKKSESGMIIDPITVSPDSQVSEATGLMERYKISGVPVTVNGKLVGILTNRDLRFEKHFSKKVSEIMTKDRLVTAAVGTSLDEAKNLLNKYKIEKLPIVDKDYKLKGLITIKDIEKRRKYPNSCKDKMGRLMVGAAIGTGQDTMKRAELLITAGVDVLVIDTAHGHSSAVMTTLKAIKKKYDIEVIAGNVATAEGTLDLIKAGADAVKIGIGPGSICTTRIVAGAGVPQLTAIMDCYAVANKHKIPIIADGGIKYSGDIAKALAAGASSVMIGSLFAGTDESPGEVVLFQGRSYKVYRGMGSIGAMTQGAKDRYQQEGVETQKLVPEGVEGRVPHKGTLAQTAHQLLGGLRSGMGYCGAKNLADFRRKARFVQITNAGLRESHVHDVIITKEAPNYRPEW, encoded by the coding sequence ATGGCTGATAAGATAAAATCCGGATTAACTTTTGACGATGTCCTGCTGCTTCCTGCCCGGTCTGAAGTGCTGCCGAGGGATGTCAATATCCATACCCACCTGACCCGAAAGATCAGGCTGAATGTTCCCCTGCTCACCTCTGCCATGGATACGGTAACCGAAGCGTCTATGGCGATCGCTATTGCACGGGAGGGCGGCATCGGGATCGTACACAGGGCAATGGCGCCTGACAGACAGGCCTTTGAGATAGACAAGGTAAAAAAGTCTGAAAGCGGCATGATTATTGACCCTATCACGGTCTCCCCTGATTCGCAGGTATCAGAGGCAACCGGCCTTATGGAACGGTACAAAATCTCGGGCGTCCCGGTCACGGTAAACGGCAAGCTGGTCGGCATCCTGACCAACAGAGACCTCAGGTTCGAGAAACATTTCAGCAAAAAAGTATCCGAGATCATGACCAAGGACAGGCTCGTTACAGCAGCGGTCGGTACGTCGCTCGATGAGGCAAAGAACCTCCTCAATAAATATAAGATCGAGAAATTACCGATCGTGGACAAGGACTATAAACTCAAAGGTCTCATCACGATAAAAGACATCGAAAAGAGAAGGAAATATCCGAATTCCTGCAAGGACAAAATGGGCAGGCTCATGGTCGGGGCTGCAATCGGCACTGGTCAGGACACCATGAAAAGGGCCGAACTCCTGATCACTGCTGGCGTTGACGTTCTGGTGATCGATACGGCACATGGTCATTCCAGTGCAGTCATGACCACCCTGAAGGCGATCAAGAAAAAATATGATATCGAAGTAATTGCCGGCAATGTTGCGACCGCAGAAGGCACGCTTGACCTTATCAAGGCAGGGGCCGACGCAGTAAAGATCGGTATCGGCCCGGGCTCGATCTGCACTACCCGTATCGTTGCGGGGGCCGGTGTCCCGCAGCTTACTGCCATCATGGACTGCTACGCCGTAGCAAACAAACACAAGATCCCGATCATCGCTGACGGCGGCATTAAATATTCAGGCGATATTGCCAAGGCACTGGCAGCAGGCGCAAGTTCGGTCATGATCGGCAGCCTCTTCGCCGGGACTGACGAATCACCCGGAGAGGTTGTTCTCTTTCAGGGGAGAAGCTACAAGGTATACCGCGGTATGGGCTCGATCGGGGCAATGACCCAGGGAGCAAAAGACCGTTATCAACAGGAAGGCGTCGAAACGCAGAAGCTCGTTCCTGAAGGCGTTGAAGGCAGAGTGCCGCATAAGGGGACCCTGGCCCAGACCGCCCATCAGCTTCTTGGCGGCCTGCGTTCCGGCATGGGATACTGCGGCGCAAAGAATCTTGCTGATTTCCGCAGGAAGGCGCGGTTTGTCCAGATCACAAATGCCGGTCTGCGGGAAAGCCATGTGCATGACGTCATTATCACCAAGGAGGCTCCCAATTACCGGCCTGAGTGGTAG
- a CDS encoding cytochrome c3 family protein gives MKKTVLFVALLVIVAFVGSAFAVPAGKNVEFAGGSAGKVVFDGKTHADKGLKCNDCHTKIFQMKKGSAKMTMADMNAGKNCGECHNGTKAFKTSDAANCGKCHKK, from the coding sequence ATGAAGAAGACAGTATTATTTGTTGCTCTGCTCGTTATCGTGGCATTTGTAGGCAGCGCGTTTGCAGTTCCTGCAGGAAAGAATGTAGAGTTCGCAGGCGGCAGCGCAGGCAAGGTCGTGTTTGATGGCAAGACCCATGCAGACAAAGGTCTGAAGTGCAATGACTGCCATACCAAGATTTTCCAGATGAAGAAGGGCTCAGCCAAGATGACCATGGCTGACATGAACGCAGGCAAGAATTGCGGCGAGTGCCATAACGGCACCAAGGCATTCAAGACCAGTGATGCAGCTAACTGCGGTAAGTGCCACAAAAAATAA